In the Myxococcus guangdongensis genome, one interval contains:
- a CDS encoding DUF1697 domain-containing protein, giving the protein MTRYALLLRGVNVGTKNSLPMAELREMLSKLGCVDVKTYVQSGNAVFTTKLGAAALTKAIEDALARFMGRPIATTLRTLKQLQAVVDGNPFADVATNPSYLCVTFLSHAPTKAELSSLHDQDWTPELFEVAGKEIYTWYPNGQGRSPLAVALGKLSLRGTATTRNWNTVLKVLALLGEG; this is encoded by the coding sequence ATGACTCGTTATGCGCTCCTGCTCCGCGGCGTGAATGTGGGCACGAAGAACAGCCTGCCGATGGCGGAGCTCCGCGAGATGCTGTCGAAGCTCGGGTGCGTCGACGTGAAGACCTATGTCCAGAGCGGCAACGCGGTGTTCACGACGAAGCTCGGCGCGGCGGCGCTCACGAAGGCCATCGAGGACGCGCTCGCGCGGTTCATGGGACGGCCCATCGCCACGACGCTCCGGACGCTGAAGCAGCTGCAGGCCGTCGTCGACGGCAACCCGTTCGCGGACGTGGCGACGAATCCCTCGTACCTGTGCGTGACGTTCCTCTCGCATGCGCCGACGAAGGCGGAGCTCTCGTCCCTCCATGACCAGGACTGGACGCCGGAGCTGTTCGAGGTCGCGGGCAAGGAGATCTACACGTGGTATCCCAACGGCCAGGGGCGCAGTCCGTTGGCGGTCGCGCTCGGGAAGCTGTCCTTGCGCGGCACGGCCACGACGCGCAACTGGAACACGGTGCTGAAAGTCCTGGCGCTGCTCGGCGAGGGTTGA